One genomic region from Vitreimonas flagellata encodes:
- a CDS encoding EF-hand domain-containing protein, which yields MRLKTLAMSAGAALALTACASGGSSSGPTREPIRALMSADALMFVSFDADGDLAVSAAEIEAGIGREFARADANSDGSIAPIEFQNWSNQVLGGTQMGPYRLDFDRNVDNTITREEFEAEVRGRVSDYDEDQSGTLARREFVRLIGQARPPAERRPEQQPGAMTRPNG from the coding sequence ATGCGTTTGAAGACATTGGCGATGAGTGCGGGCGCGGCCTTGGCGCTGACGGCGTGCGCAAGCGGCGGCTCCAGCTCTGGCCCGACGCGCGAGCCGATCCGGGCGCTGATGTCCGCCGATGCGTTGATGTTCGTGAGCTTCGATGCCGATGGCGATCTCGCGGTGAGCGCCGCTGAGATTGAGGCCGGCATCGGCCGCGAATTTGCGCGCGCTGACGCGAATAGTGACGGCTCGATTGCGCCGATCGAGTTTCAGAATTGGTCCAACCAAGTGCTCGGCGGCACGCAAATGGGCCCATATCGCTTGGATTTCGACCGCAACGTCGATAACACGATCACGCGCGAAGAATTCGAAGCTGAAGTGCGTGGCCGCGTGAGTGATTACGATGAAGATCAAAGCGGCACGCTCGCCCGGCGCGAATTCGTGCGTCTGATCGGGCAGGCGCGCCCGCCTGCCGAACGCCGGCCTGAGCAACAGCCCGGCGCGATGACGCGGCCGAACGGCTGA
- a CDS encoding ABC transporter permease: protein MMRTSDLIASAGRALRSNPLRSALTALGVIIGVASVVAMVALGSGAQAQVERSIASLGSNLLIVVPGAQRSGGGVRAQAGGGMGWDTLTIDDAAAIAQLEGVAVVAPSQRARTQVIANGLNWNPQVEGVTPSYLEARDWEISSGRMFDESEERQARRVVVLGATVANELFPNLDPVGQTVRMNGGAFEVIGVLESKGQSGFGADQDDIVLAPLTTVKRRISGRRGRGDSVSQISVKAQNEDVLSALQEDVETLLRQRHRTREGEDDFTVQNLSSITETAAQTTQVFTYLLGGISAVSLLVGGIGIMNIMLVSVTERTREIGLRKALGARQGDILRQFGLEAVTLSVAGGIIGLILGVAGAWLMTSLFTLPLVISPLNAGLAIAFSGLVGVLFGAYPAWRAAQLDPIEALRRE, encoded by the coding sequence ATGATGCGCACGTCTGACCTTATCGCCAGTGCTGGCCGCGCGCTCCGTTCTAATCCGTTGCGCTCGGCGCTGACGGCGCTCGGTGTGATCATCGGCGTGGCGTCGGTCGTGGCGATGGTCGCGCTCGGCTCTGGCGCGCAGGCGCAAGTGGAGCGCTCGATCGCAAGCCTTGGTTCGAACCTTCTGATCGTCGTGCCTGGCGCGCAGCGCAGCGGCGGCGGCGTGCGTGCACAAGCCGGCGGCGGTATGGGCTGGGATACGCTCACCATCGATGACGCGGCTGCAATCGCGCAACTCGAAGGCGTCGCGGTGGTGGCGCCCTCGCAGCGCGCGCGCACGCAAGTGATCGCCAACGGTCTAAACTGGAATCCCCAAGTCGAGGGCGTCACACCCAGCTATCTCGAAGCGCGTGATTGGGAGATTTCGTCGGGCCGGATGTTCGACGAGTCAGAAGAACGCCAAGCCCGTCGCGTCGTCGTGCTTGGCGCGACGGTGGCGAACGAACTCTTCCCGAACCTTGATCCAGTCGGCCAGACGGTGCGTATGAATGGCGGTGCGTTCGAAGTGATCGGCGTTCTGGAATCGAAGGGGCAATCCGGCTTCGGCGCCGACCAGGACGATATCGTTCTGGCGCCTTTGACAACGGTGAAGCGGCGTATCTCCGGCCGCCGCGGGCGCGGTGATAGCGTCAGTCAGATTTCGGTGAAGGCGCAGAATGAGGACGTGCTCAGCGCGCTGCAGGAAGATGTCGAGACACTTTTGCGACAGCGCCACCGTACGCGCGAAGGCGAAGACGATTTCACCGTGCAGAATTTGAGCTCAATCACCGAGACGGCGGCGCAGACGACGCAGGTTTTCACCTACCTTCTTGGGGGAATTTCGGCGGTGTCGCTGCTCGTCGGTGGGATCGGGATCATGAACATCATGCTCGTCAGCGTAACTGAACGGACACGTGAGATCGGCTTGCGGAAAGCGCTTGGCGCCCGTCAAGGAGACATCCTGCGCCAGTTCGGGCTAGAAGCCGTGACGCTTTCCGTGGCGGGTGGGATTATTGGTCTCATATTGGGCGTGGCCGGCGCCTGGTTAATGACCTCTTTGTTTACACTGCCCTTGGTAATCTCCCCCTTGAATGCGGGCTTGGCGATCGCTTTTTCGGGATTGGTTGGTGTTCTGTTTGGCGCCTACCCGGCATGGCGCGCAGCGCAGCTCGATCCGATCGAAGCGCTGCGTCGGGAATGA
- a CDS encoding TolC family outer membrane protein: MATGPAAADTLTEAMVAASESNPTLAAQRQRLNATREALPQAWAAALPQISVSGSASASDRDSDNPALEGDRTETWSSSANVSQLLFGSGRVVASTRAARAQIAGAVADYELASQTLLLDVTRAYADVRQAQAVVAARETTVSNLTRLFEYAQAQFDAGVVTRTDVAQSQARLAQARTQLVQAQGAMAAAVQAYQRLVGRPPSNLTPPATTPGLPSDLQTALDLSVDNSPVLISAMADTRLADANVDAAAAQGRMNVTLEAGSSIGADFDDDDSESTTDSVGVRVSIPIFQGGAIRSRTRAQRALRSASNLDLAAAQRGVQESVTNAWTGLASARAAVDSAREQVQAAELAYEGVTLEQETGLRSTVEVLDQEADLLAARIALAQAERDLVVAERQMLASVGILSIPSQSGGIIEDQDGLRGR; this comes from the coding sequence ATGGCGACCGGACCGGCGGCGGCGGATACGCTGACGGAAGCGATGGTTGCGGCTTCGGAATCAAATCCGACGCTGGCGGCGCAACGCCAACGCCTGAACGCTACTCGTGAAGCATTGCCGCAAGCTTGGGCGGCGGCGCTGCCTCAGATTTCGGTTTCTGGCTCGGCGAGTGCGAGCGATCGCGATTCCGATAATCCGGCGCTTGAAGGCGACCGCACTGAAACCTGGTCAAGCTCGGCGAACGTCTCGCAACTTTTGTTCGGCTCGGGCCGGGTCGTTGCCTCGACGCGCGCGGCGCGGGCTCAGATAGCGGGCGCCGTGGCGGACTACGAATTGGCCTCGCAAACGCTGCTGCTCGACGTGACGCGCGCTTATGCCGATGTTCGCCAAGCGCAAGCCGTGGTCGCGGCGCGTGAAACGACGGTGTCGAACCTCACGCGCTTGTTCGAATACGCGCAGGCGCAATTCGATGCGGGCGTGGTGACGCGCACAGACGTTGCACAATCGCAAGCGCGTTTGGCGCAGGCGCGCACGCAATTGGTGCAAGCACAGGGCGCGATGGCTGCAGCCGTGCAAGCCTACCAACGTTTAGTTGGCCGTCCGCCATCCAATCTCACGCCGCCCGCGACCACGCCGGGTCTGCCGAGCGATCTGCAAACGGCGCTTGATCTCTCGGTCGATAATTCGCCGGTGCTGATCAGCGCGATGGCTGACACCCGCTTGGCTGATGCGAACGTCGATGCGGCTGCCGCGCAGGGGCGCATGAACGTGACGTTGGAAGCGGGCAGCTCGATTGGCGCAGATTTCGATGACGATGACTCGGAATCGACCACCGACAGCGTCGGCGTCCGCGTCTCGATCCCGATCTTCCAAGGCGGCGCGATCCGCTCGCGTACGCGCGCGCAACGTGCGTTGCGCTCGGCGTCGAACCTCGATCTCGCCGCCGCCCAACGCGGCGTGCAGGAGAGTGTCACCAACGCGTGGACGGGTCTTGCCTCAGCCCGCGCCGCGGTGGATTCCGCGCGCGAGCAAGTGCAAGCCGCCGAGCTTGCTTACGAAGGCGTGACGCTGGAGCAGGAGACGGGCCTACGCTCAACAGTCGAAGTGCTCGATCAGGAAGCAGATCTGCTGGCTGCGCGCATCGCGCTGGCGCAGGCTGAGCGCGATCTGGTCGTCGCGGAGCGTCAGATGCTGGCGTCCGTCGGTATCCTTTCGATCCCGTCGCAAAGCGGCGGGATCATCGAGGACCAGGACGGGCTGCGCGGCCGCTAA
- a CDS encoding ABC transporter ATP-binding protein has protein sequence MSALIEARDLVKLYRMGDETVHALDRVNFIIARGEYCAIVGPSGSGKSTLMNIIGGLDTPTSGRIAIAGNDIGAMSDDDLAVFRNQTIGFVFQSFNLLPRLTALENVELPMIYGGIVPKERRERAAELLTRVGLGARMGHKPTQLSGGQQQRVAIARALAGRPSLILADEPTGALDTNTGIEIMALFRELNSEGATIVIVTHDHEVAAQTKRTIEMRDGHIVSDSVNGQEARHDAHV, from the coding sequence ATGAGCGCGCTGATCGAAGCTCGCGATTTGGTGAAGCTCTATCGCATGGGCGACGAGACCGTGCATGCGCTGGACCGTGTGAACTTCATCATCGCGCGTGGCGAGTATTGCGCCATCGTGGGCCCTTCAGGCTCAGGCAAGTCGACTTTGATGAACATCATCGGCGGCCTCGATACGCCGACCAGCGGCCGCATCGCGATCGCCGGCAACGACATCGGCGCGATGAGCGACGACGATCTGGCTGTCTTCCGCAACCAGACCATCGGTTTCGTGTTTCAGAGCTTCAATCTGCTGCCGCGGCTGACGGCGTTGGAGAACGTCGAGCTGCCCATGATCTATGGCGGCATAGTACCGAAGGAGCGCCGCGAGCGCGCGGCGGAATTGCTGACGCGGGTGGGCCTGGGCGCACGCATGGGCCACAAGCCGACGCAGCTCTCCGGCGGTCAGCAACAACGTGTCGCGATCGCGCGGGCGCTGGCGGGTAGGCCGTCGCTGATTCTGGCCGACGAACCCACCGGCGCGCTCGATACCAATACCGGCATCGAAATCATGGCGCTGTTTCGCGAACTGAACAGTGAAGGCGCGACGATCGTGATCGTGACGCACGACCATGAGGTCGCGGCGCAAACCAAGCGGACGATCGAGATGCGCGACGGCCATATCGTCTCGGATTCAGTCAACGGGCAGGAGGCGCGCCATGATGCGCACGTCTGA
- a CDS encoding sensor histidine kinase: MNTLTGRMVLVTIVAVLLSYGIAFGIYANERGAALRRAAETGVIERVAFTAERLREASIPERRVLVDTIRDYAIRYEVAETPDVSGGIGGGTGARIARGVAERLPDTQVWAQTLIVESTSRRFRMRNDDGPPPDRPRREAGFEREPPPDAPRVKATEVRLAVQLSEGSWLNVRAHLPGPRPAPLSVLAAAIVSVIVVGVGAALVSRQIGRPLADLAAAARALGSGQANVTAPVSGPDDVRRASTAFNAMAERLGHQLNRQRQMLWALSHDLRTPITAIRLRAELIEDESERQRLLASVAEMETLTEQALSLARAGASEEARMNVDLAEIARTLCGELQDIGINISAEAPDAVMAECRPSEIARAARNLAENAAKYAGGGVMRVYRDGAHVVVEVSDNGPGVAADQLEKLSAPFFRADSARSGAPNGAGLGLAIAQAIAEAHGGSLVLENRAGGGFSAKLMLPA; this comes from the coding sequence TTGAATACGCTGACCGGTCGCATGGTGCTCGTCACCATCGTCGCCGTGCTGCTGTCGTACGGCATCGCCTTCGGCATCTACGCCAACGAGCGCGGCGCCGCGCTGCGGCGTGCGGCCGAGACCGGCGTGATCGAGCGCGTTGCGTTCACCGCCGAGCGTTTGCGCGAAGCGAGCATCCCTGAGCGGCGTGTGCTGGTGGACACCATCCGCGACTACGCGATCCGCTACGAGGTCGCGGAGACGCCGGACGTGAGCGGCGGCATTGGCGGCGGCACGGGCGCACGCATCGCGCGCGGCGTGGCTGAGCGTTTGCCGGATACGCAAGTCTGGGCGCAGACGCTGATCGTCGAAAGCACCTCACGACGCTTCCGTATGCGCAACGACGACGGTCCGCCGCCTGACCGTCCACGCCGAGAGGCCGGCTTCGAGCGTGAGCCGCCGCCCGATGCGCCGCGCGTGAAGGCCACCGAGGTGCGCCTCGCTGTGCAGCTCTCGGAAGGCTCTTGGCTCAATGTGCGCGCCCACCTGCCCGGCCCGCGTCCCGCGCCGCTCAGCGTGCTCGCGGCGGCAATCGTCTCCGTGATCGTGGTCGGCGTTGGCGCGGCCCTCGTCTCGCGCCAAATCGGGCGCCCACTGGCGGACCTCGCCGCAGCAGCGCGTGCACTCGGCTCCGGCCAGGCCAATGTCACCGCCCCTGTGAGCGGCCCCGATGACGTGCGTCGCGCCTCTACCGCCTTTAACGCGATGGCTGAACGCCTGGGTCACCAACTCAATCGCCAGCGCCAAATGCTTTGGGCGTTGAGCCACGACCTGCGCACGCCGATCACCGCGATACGGCTACGCGCTGAATTGATTGAGGATGAAAGCGAACGCCAGCGGCTACTCGCCTCTGTCGCCGAGATGGAAACGCTCACCGAGCAAGCGCTCTCGCTCGCCCGCGCGGGCGCCAGCGAAGAAGCGCGTATGAACGTCGATCTGGCCGAGATCGCGCGCACGTTATGTGGCGAATTGCAGGACATCGGCATCAACATCAGCGCTGAGGCGCCGGATGCGGTGATGGCCGAATGCCGCCCCAGTGAAATCGCGCGCGCCGCGCGCAACCTGGCCGAGAACGCGGCCAAATATGCGGGCGGCGGTGTCATGCGCGTCTATCGCGATGGCGCGCATGTCGTGGTTGAGGTAAGCGACAACGGTCCTGGCGTGGCGGCGGATCAGTTGGAGAAGCTCTCCGCGCCCTTTTTCCGCGCCGATTCCGCGCGCAGCGGCGCCCCGAACGGTGCGGGCCTAGGCCTTGCGATCGCGCAAGCCATCGCCGAGGCGCATGGCGGCAGTCTCGTGCTCGAAAATCGCGCTGGCGGCGGCTTCAGCGCCAAATTGATGCTGCCCGCCTAA
- a CDS encoding efflux RND transporter periplasmic adaptor subunit, whose translation MFADLKQKVQELWARRPGFLRGRSLWVVGGVVVAALLAWNVFGGKSDEDPYRTAEVSTGAITRVVSATGTLQPLVSANVGATVSGPITEVLVDFNSQVREGQVLARLDPTPFQQRIVQAQATLAQQQAQLAVAESDYQRYVLLQQRGFASEQLMSQQRAARDTARAAVAQAQAQVATARTDLDRSVIRSPIDGVVVDRQVNVGQPVASSLQAATLFVIAQDLSRLQANITVDEADIGDVREGQSVRFTVDAFPDREFEGRVSQVRQQGVAESGVVSYTVVVEADNPGRQLLPGMTANAEIVLEQRENVLRVPNTALRFRPADPDLVAQGQALMGGGQGQRRGAGGEAQAQQPGSGGGRGEGGGQGRGGRGVTQIAETLQLNDQQRAAAQTAFENAMASMPRGEGGGDRRAAMRRIRDQVIREIEPTLSAEQQQLLAQMRAGGGPRQEVSRQAVVWVLRNNQPTPVLVEIGVADNSNTVLHSGLNAGDEVIIGGGPQAEVRQQGGMGGPGGGVRIRGT comes from the coding sequence ATGTTCGCGGACTTGAAGCAGAAGGTTCAAGAGCTCTGGGCTAGGCGCCCTGGCTTCTTGCGGGGGCGGTCGCTTTGGGTCGTCGGCGGCGTCGTGGTCGCGGCGCTGCTCGCCTGGAATGTGTTTGGCGGCAAGAGCGACGAAGATCCTTATCGCACGGCCGAAGTGAGCACAGGCGCTATCACGCGCGTTGTTAGCGCAACCGGTACGTTGCAGCCGCTTGTCTCGGCAAACGTGGGCGCAACAGTGTCGGGGCCGATTACGGAAGTGCTGGTCGATTTCAACAGTCAGGTGCGCGAAGGCCAAGTGCTGGCGCGGCTTGACCCGACGCCGTTTCAGCAACGCATCGTGCAAGCGCAAGCGACCTTGGCGCAGCAGCAAGCGCAACTCGCGGTCGCGGAATCTGACTATCAGCGTTACGTGCTGCTCCAGCAGCGCGGCTTCGCTTCAGAACAATTGATGTCGCAACAGCGTGCAGCGCGGGATACGGCGCGCGCGGCTGTGGCGCAGGCGCAAGCGCAAGTGGCGACAGCGCGCACGGATTTGGATCGCAGCGTGATCCGCTCGCCGATCGATGGCGTTGTGGTGGATCGGCAAGTGAACGTGGGCCAGCCGGTGGCGTCGAGCCTGCAAGCGGCGACGCTGTTCGTGATCGCGCAGGATTTGTCGCGACTTCAGGCCAACATCACCGTGGATGAAGCCGACATTGGCGATGTGCGTGAAGGGCAGAGCGTGCGCTTCACGGTGGATGCGTTTCCGGATCGCGAGTTCGAAGGCCGTGTGAGCCAAGTGCGCCAGCAGGGCGTCGCTGAATCTGGCGTGGTGAGCTACACAGTGGTGGTCGAAGCCGACAATCCGGGGCGTCAATTGTTGCCGGGGATGACCGCGAACGCCGAGATCGTGCTGGAGCAGCGCGAGAATGTGTTGCGCGTGCCGAACACGGCGCTGCGTTTCCGTCCGGCTGATCCGGACCTGGTCGCGCAAGGCCAAGCTCTGATGGGCGGCGGCCAGGGGCAACGTCGTGGCGCGGGCGGTGAAGCGCAGGCGCAACAGCCTGGCTCTGGCGGTGGTCGCGGTGAAGGCGGTGGTCAGGGCCGTGGCGGGCGCGGCGTGACGCAAATTGCGGAAACGCTGCAGCTCAACGACCAACAACGCGCGGCGGCGCAAACGGCGTTCGAGAACGCGATGGCGTCGATGCCGCGCGGCGAAGGCGGTGGCGATCGGCGGGCGGCGATGCGGCGCATCCGCGATCAAGTGATCCGCGAGATCGAACCAACGCTTTCGGCCGAGCAGCAACAATTGCTGGCGCAGATGCGCGCAGGCGGCGGGCCGCGCCAGGAGGTGAGCCGACAGGCCGTCGTTTGGGTATTGCGCAACAATCAGCCGACACCGGTCCTGGTCGAGATTGGCGTCGCCGACAATTCCAACACTGTGCTGCACAGCGGTTTGAACGCAGGTGATGAAGTCATCATCGGTGGCGGGCCGCAGGCGGAGGTCCGTCAACAAGGCGGCATGGGTGGCCCAGGCGGCGGCGTCCGCATCCGGGGCACGTGA
- a CDS encoding response regulator has product MAPEDPHILVVDDHREIRESLAQFLKKNGRRATAVESAEAARKAIKENRIDLVILDIMMPGEDGLSLCRHIRETNHIPVILLSARAEDLDRIIGLEVGADDYVVKPFNPRELMARMDAVLRRTHSLPPNVEAPTGEAMRFDKWTLKIAERELVDVDGNTHELSTGEYRLLLTFLQRPKVVLTRDQLLDLAFDRGSDVFDRAVDTQVSRLRRKIEADARTPKLIKTVWGGGYVFTAPVEKA; this is encoded by the coding sequence ATGGCCCCCGAGGACCCACATATCCTGGTCGTGGACGACCATCGCGAGATCCGCGAATCCCTGGCGCAGTTCCTGAAAAAGAACGGCCGGCGCGCGACCGCTGTCGAAAGCGCCGAAGCTGCGCGCAAGGCGATCAAGGAAAACCGGATCGATCTCGTTATCCTGGACATCATGATGCCGGGCGAGGATGGCCTCTCGCTCTGTCGCCATATCCGCGAGACCAATCACATTCCAGTGATCCTGCTCTCGGCCCGCGCTGAGGACCTCGATCGCATCATCGGCTTGGAAGTCGGCGCCGACGATTACGTGGTGAAACCGTTCAACCCACGCGAACTCATGGCGCGCATGGACGCCGTTCTGCGTCGCACGCACTCACTGCCCCCGAATGTCGAGGCGCCGACGGGCGAGGCCATGCGCTTTGACAAATGGACATTGAAGATCGCCGAGCGCGAACTCGTCGACGTCGATGGCAACACGCATGAGCTCAGCACCGGCGAGTATCGTTTGCTACTGACGTTCTTGCAGCGCCCGAAAGTGGTGCTGACGCGCGATCAATTGCTCGACCTCGCATTTGACCGCGGCTCCGATGTGTTCGATCGCGCCGTTGATACGCAAGTCTCCCGTTTGCGCCGCAAGATCGAAGCGGACGCTCGCACCCCGAAGCTGATCAAGACCGTTTGGGGCGGCGGCTACGTGTTCACGGCGCCGGTCGAAAAGGCGTGA
- a CDS encoding 2-isopropylmalate synthase yields MTHDHVRIFDTTMRDGEQSPGAAMTMADKIEIARQLDAMGVDVIEAGFPAASNGDFESVRAVGAVLENAVLCGLSRAGPKDIERCAEAIKSAKRFRIHTFISTSPIHRKHKLNMEAHQVLDAVTASVTLARKFTDDVEWSAEDATRTERDFLKRCVEAAIRAGATTINIPDTVGYSFPDEYRDLFRDLIQSVPGADKAIFSAHCHNDLGLAVANSIAAVQGGARQIECAVNGLGERAGNAALEEIVMAFRVRGADLPYQTNIDSPQLMRVSQTVARVTGFPVQFNKAIVGKNAFSHESGIHQDGMLKHTETYEIMRPEDVGQGATSLVMGKLSGRHAFKKKLEELGYTLADNALNDAFQRFKELCDRKRHVFDEDIVALVDDQIAHGDDAIQVSRLRVVAGTEGPQTAEIDLTINGEPVWKTARGNGPVDAIFNAIKEAAPHEADLELYQVHAVTEGTDAQAIVSVRLSADGRSASARASDADTLVASARAYVAALNRLNALGSARISAQHSAA; encoded by the coding sequence ATGACACACGACCACGTACGCATCTTCGACACCACCATGCGCGACGGCGAACAATCGCCCGGCGCGGCCATGACGATGGCCGACAAAATCGAGATCGCCCGCCAGCTCGACGCGATGGGCGTCGATGTGATCGAAGCGGGCTTTCCCGCAGCTTCCAATGGCGATTTCGAATCCGTCCGCGCCGTCGGCGCGGTTTTGGAAAACGCTGTGCTCTGCGGCCTCTCGCGCGCTGGCCCGAAGGACATCGAGCGCTGCGCCGAAGCGATCAAAAGCGCCAAGCGCTTCCGCATCCACACCTTCATCTCGACCTCGCCGATCCATCGCAAGCACAAGCTGAACATGGAAGCACACCAAGTACTCGACGCCGTTACGGCCTCGGTGACGCTCGCGCGCAAATTCACCGATGACGTGGAATGGAGCGCCGAGGACGCGACGCGCACCGAGCGCGATTTCTTGAAGCGCTGCGTCGAAGCCGCGATCCGCGCCGGCGCCACGACGATCAATATTCCCGACACGGTCGGCTATTCATTCCCGGACGAGTATCGCGACCTCTTCCGCGATTTGATCCAAAGCGTGCCGGGCGCTGACAAGGCGATCTTCTCGGCGCATTGCCATAATGATTTGGGCCTCGCCGTCGCCAATTCGATCGCGGCCGTGCAAGGCGGCGCGCGTCAGATCGAGTGCGCGGTCAATGGCCTCGGCGAGCGCGCCGGTAACGCAGCACTCGAAGAAATCGTTATGGCGTTCCGCGTGCGCGGCGCCGACCTGCCCTATCAAACCAATATCGATAGCCCGCAGCTGATGCGCGTCAGCCAAACCGTGGCGCGCGTGACCGGCTTCCCAGTGCAGTTCAACAAAGCCATCGTCGGCAAGAACGCGTTCAGCCACGAAAGCGGCATCCACCAAGACGGCATGCTGAAGCACACCGAAACGTATGAGATCATGCGTCCGGAAGACGTGGGCCAGGGCGCTACGAGCTTGGTGATGGGCAAGCTCTCGGGGCGGCACGCGTTCAAGAAGAAGCTCGAAGAGCTGGGCTACACGCTCGCGGACAATGCGTTGAACGACGCCTTCCAGCGCTTCAAGGAATTGTGCGACCGCAAGCGCCATGTGTTCGATGAGGACATCGTCGCGTTGGTGGACGATCAGATCGCTCACGGCGATGACGCGATCCAAGTCTCGCGCCTACGCGTTGTCGCCGGCACTGAAGGTCCTCAGACAGCGGAGATCGATCTCACCATCAATGGCGAACCCGTCTGGAAGACCGCCCGCGGCAACGGCCCAGTCGATGCGATCTTCAACGCCATCAAGGAAGCCGCACCCCACGAGGCGGATCTTGAGCTCTATCAAGTGCACGCCGTCACTGAAGGCACGGACGCGCAAGCGATCGTGAGTGTGCGGCTCTCCGCTGACGGGCGTTCCGCGTCAGCGCGCGCGTCGGATGCGGATACGTTGGTGGCGAGCGCGCGGGCTTATGTGGCCGCGCTCAATCGGCTGAATGCGCTCGGCAGCGCGCGGATTTCAGCACAGCACAGCGCAGCTTAG